In a genomic window of Urocitellus parryii isolate mUroPar1 chromosome 2, mUroPar1.hap1, whole genome shotgun sequence:
- the Pwp2 gene encoding periodic tryptophan protein 2 homolog, with the protein MKFAYRFSNLLGTVYRRGNLNFTCDGNSVISPVGNRVTIFDLKNNKSDTLPLATRYNIKCVGLSPDGRLAIIVDEGGAALLVSLVCRSVLHHYHFKGSVHSVSFSPDGRKFVITKGNLAQMYHAPGKKREFNAFVLDKTYFGPYDETTCIDWTDDSRCFVVGSKDMSTWVFGAERWDNLIYYALGGHKDAIVACFFESNSLDLYSLSQDGALCVWQCDTPPEGLRLKAPTGWKADLLQREEAAEEEEEEEGQREITIRGKATPAEEEKKGKVKYSRLAKYFFNKEGDFNSVTAAAYHKKIRLLVTGFASGIFHLHELPEFNLIHSLSISDQRITSVAINSSGDWIAFGCSGLGQLLVWEWQSESYVLKQQGHFNSMVSLAYSPDGQYIVTGGDDGKVKVWNTLSGFCFITFTEHSSGVTGVAFTATGFVIVTSSLDGTVRAFDLHRYRNFRTFTSPRPTQFSCVAVDSSGEIISAGAQDSFEIFVWSMQTGRLLDVLSGHEGPISGLCFNPMKSILASASWDKTVRLWDMFDSWRTKETLTLTSDALAVTFRPDGAELAVATLNSQITFWDPENAIQTGSIEGRHDLKTGRKELDKITAKHLAKGKAFTTLCYSADGQSILAGGMSRFVCLYHVREQILVKRFELSCNLSLDAMEEFLNRRKMTEFGNLALIDQDAGEEDGVAIPLPGVKKGDMSSRHFKPEIRVTSLCFSPTGRCWAATSTEGLLIFSLDAQMLFDPYELDTSITPGRVREALHQQEFTRAILMAFRLNEKKLVQEVLEAVPREDIEVVSASLPELYVEKALEFLASSFEVSRHLEFYLIWTQKLLMSHGQKLKPSAGRLLPAVQFLQKSLQRHLDDLAKLCDWNRYNLRYALAISKQQGVKRPLDLPGVEDDGEASDEDSLNLLGGARDEPTATAAPDCLG; encoded by the exons CAACAAGTCTGACACACTACCCCTGGCCACTAGGTACAACATCAAGTGTGTGGGGCTATCCCCAGATGGCCGCCTCGCCATCATTGTTGATGAAG GGGGTGCTGCACTCCTGGTCAGCTTGGTCTGCAGGTCGGTGCTGCACCACTACCACTTCAAGGGCTCTGTGCACAGCGTCTCCTTCTCTCCGGATGGCAG AAAGTTTGTCATCACAAAGGGCAACCTCGCTCAGATGTACCATGCCCCTGGGAAGAAGCGAGAATTCAACGCATTCGTCCTAGACAAGACCTACTTTGGACCATATGATGAGACCACATGCATCGACTGGACCGATGACTCCAG GTGCTTTGTGGTTGGAAGCAAAGACATGTCCACCTGGGTGTTTGGAGCTGAACGCTGGGACAACCTCATCTACTACGCACTGGGGGGACATAAGGATGCCATTGTGGCCTGTTTCTTCGAGTCCAACAGCCTGGAT CTGTACTCACTCAGCCAGGATGGAGCCCTGTGTGTGTGGCAGTGTGACACACCCCCAGAGGGCCTGAGGCTGAAAGCCCCCACAGGCTGGAAGGCAGATCTGCTGCAGCGAGAAGAGgcggcggaggaggaggaggaggaggaaggacaaagAGAGATCACCATTCGGGGGAAGGCCACACCTgctgaggaggagaagaagggaaaagTGAAGTACTCACGTCTGGCCAA GTACTTCTTCAATAAAGAAGGAGACTTCAACAGCGTGACAGCTGCAGCATATCACAAGAAGATTCGCCTCTTGGTCACAGGTTTTGCTTCTGGAATCTTCCATCTGCATGAGCTCCCAGAATTCAACCTCATCCACTCACTGAG CATCTCAGATCAGAGGATCACTTCAGTTGCCATCAACAGCTCTGGGGACTGGATTGCCTTTGGCTGCTCAG GCCTTGGCCAGCTGCTGGTATGGGAATGGCAGAGCGAGTCCTATGTGCTGAAGCAGCAAGGCCACTTCAACAGCATGGTATCTCTGGCCTACTCCCCGGACGGGCAGTATATCGTCACTGGTGGGGACGACGGCAAG GTCAAGGTATGGAACACCCTCAGTGGCTTTTGCTTCATCACTTTCACGGAACACTCCAGTGGGGTCACTGGTGTGGCATTTACTGCCACCGGCTTTGTCATCGTGACCTCTTCCCTGGACGGCACCGTGCGCGCCTTCGACCTCCACAG GTACCGGAACTTCCGCACCTTCACATCTCCGCGCCCCACCCAGTTCTCCTGTGTGGCCGTCGACTCAAGTGGGGAGATCATCTCTGCCGGGGCCCAGGACTCCTTTGAGATCTTTGTGTGGTCCATGCAGACGGGCAGGCTCCTTGAC GTTTTGTCTGGCCACGAGGGGCCCATCAGTGGTCTGTGTTTTAATCCAATGAAGTCCATCCTGGCCAGTGCTTCCTGGGACAAGACGGTGCGCCTGTGGGACATGTTTGACAGCTGGAGAACCAAGGAGACGCTGACCCTCACGTCGGATG CTCTAGCTGTGACTTTTCGGCCTGATGGTGCAGAGCTAGCTGTGGCCACGCTAAACTCACAGATCACCTTCTGGGACCCTGAGAACGCAATACAGACGGGTTCCATCGAAGGCAGACATGACCTCAAGACAGGCAGGAAGGAGCTGGACAAGATTACGGCCAAGCACTTGGCCAAGGGCAA GGCCTTCACCACTCTGTGCTACTCTGCAGACGGCCAGAGTATCCTGGCGGGGGGCATGTCCAGGTTTGTGTGCCTTTACCACGTCCGGGAGCAGATCCTGGTGAAGCGGTTTGAGCTCTCCTGCAACCTCTCTCTGGACGCCATGGAG GAATTTCTGAATCGAAGAAAGATGACGGAGTTTGGCAACCTGGCGCTCATTGACCAAGATGCCGGGGAAGAGGACGGGGTTGCTATTCCGTTGCCAGGTGTGAAGAAAG GTGACATGAGTTCTCGCCACTTTAAACCTGAAATCAGAGTGACTTCACTGTGCTTCTCTCCCACTG GGCGCTGCTGGGCAGCCACCAGCACAGAAGGGCTCCTCATCTTCTCCCTGGATGCCCAGATGCTCTTCGACCCATATGAGCTGGACACCAGCATCACCCCTGGGCGGGTACGGGAGGCCCTGCACCAGCAGGAGTTCACTCGGGCCATCCTTATGGCCTTCCGGCTCAATGAGAAGAAGCTGGTACAAGAAGTCCTGGAGGCTGTGCCGCGGGAAGACA TTGAAGTTGTGAGTGCTTCTCTTCCTGAGCTGTATGTAGAAAAGGCACTTGAGTTTTTAGCTTCCTCATTTGAAGTGTCTCGTCACCTTGAATTCTACCTCATATGGACACAGAAGTTGCTCATGTCCCATGGACAGAAGCTGAAGCCCAG TGCAGGGCGGCTGCTGCCTGCCGTCCAGTTCCTTCAGAAGAGCCTCCAGCGGCACCTGGATGATCTGGCAAAGCT CTGTGACTGGAACCGCTACAACCTGCGGTATGCTCTGGCCATCTCCAAGCAGCAGGGTGTGAAACGTCCCCTGGACCTGCCGGGAGTTGAGGATGATGGGGAAGCATCCGATGAGGACAGTCTGAACCTGCTGGGAGGGGCCAGAGATGAGCCCACTGCCACTGCGGCTCCTGACTGTCTTGGTTGA